From the genome of Medicago truncatula cultivar Jemalong A17 chromosome 2, MtrunA17r5.0-ANR, whole genome shotgun sequence:
AGTAATAAAACCTTAAAATCCGATCAAACTTTAACAGCATGTGAAAGGAAGAAGACTTGGAACTGTACCTCAGAGTCCCTGGAGCCAAGTAAGCTCCTATCATTAATATTAGCAGATCCAATCAAAGTTATacaatcatcaataatcatgaTTTTACTGTGAACGTACACCTGCAAAAATTTGTATGTCATTGAGCTGACCAGAGCTACTTAAGCAAAAGACCATAGATGTAAAAAAATACCTGGCTGGTTGCCACAGGACCACCATCAGAAAGTCTACCATAATTCCTCAGGCCATAAAAAGAGATGTAGTCATGTATTTTTGAACCAAGAAGGTCATTAAGATTATGTAAGATAGAATTCTGCCCTCTGCAAATGGTTCGATACTGCCAATGCATTATGGCTCTCACAGATGCTGCACCAGCATCATCAAGCCCTCCCTAGATAATAAAGAAGTGAGTCCAAAATTCATGCAAAAGCAATACTTTctctttttgaaaaaagaaattaattagaACCTGGAAGCCAGGCAGGAGCGGTATGACGACTATAACTCTGAAAGTTTTTTTGTCATTATGAGCTCGCATAATCCGCCGATATAAAGCTTGTGACACACGATTACGTATCATATCATCTCCAGCCAGACCTGATATAAAAAACTGGTTCTGGAACAAGTTTCCAAAGATAAAATGGAACAGTCAGAGAAAGTCAAGAACAGATTtaggaaaagataaaaaattagatCCCTGTAAgcttgaagttttttttttacatcaactTGAAAATTAAGaagcaaaaaaatttaaaggggGCAGGGGCAGGGGCAGGGGCAGGGGCAGAATATATATTATTGCTTCATGAAGCCTGGTTCAACAATGTTCATGAAATGCAGCACACGATGTGTATTACAAGTTGTAGCAATATTTAAATCATTATTGAAAAACTAAGGCATTGCAGAGAAAAGATCCAAATATTGTCAAGTACGagacttttctctttttaaatcTGAAACTGATGTGGTTTTTGACAACTTTCAATACAAGTTTAAAACAGTCAAATACAGAATTAAATACATAAATCCATATAAGAGCAATGCTAATTACAGTCGCTATTACAATCGCTCTTAGACACTTGCTACATTATTGGCCCACGTCATTgcttttacataaaattaaaccGGCAACCGGCTCCATTGTTTCAATacgttttaaaataaaataataaaaagatatgACAAATATTGACTTCATCTTCCACACATAACATTTTCTCAGGTGCCCAAAGTTacttttcttcaaaaccttcTTCTTCGTCAAGCTCATATACATGTCACTTGTTTTTTAACCTCTTAAATTGGTAACTGATTGAACAAGTCTAATAAatttatcagttttttttttaattattattattctcaaAATCATGTTGTACGCCAATCAAAAATCAACCTCAATTTGATCTATCCGATCATCATTGTTGTTGCAGACAGAAGAACTGTACAAGAAGATGCATAACAACATGAGAATGATTTCATCTTAAGtgattcattttttcaaataacaaaTTCCACAACGcatttgtcaaaacaaaaattcatcgACACATGCTTGCTCTCACATAATCATTTACTTTGAAATCTGGGTTTGATGAATGATgtataattataaattgttgttttctATAGAGTGGGAACAGTGCTTTGAAAAGGGCTTGCAAAAAATGGTGACGGTGACCGCCACCATCGTCCGACCAAAGGTGAGTAAATTGCACAATGGAACATTGGAAATCAAAAGCTTGTGGAGAAGGACTCAGATCTGGTCTCCAATCCTGTAAATAGTCCTTGTGGTAGTCTGAATTCTAGAGAGAAGTGAATTGTTTTTGAATGAgagaagtgattttttttttttgagagagagaagTGATTCTCTGGAAACTATGGTTGATGAAAGTATGAGAACGTAAATGCCAAAATGAGAAGGAAGGAAGGTAGAAAGTATGAGgtaatgaaaaaagaaagatggaTGAGATTGAGGGAGGTGGGTCGGTTGCAGACATGAAGAatctgaagaaaataaataaataaataaatgttttaacAAGTAGAAGTGTAGAACCGGTCAGCAGgcaagttataaaaaaatataggtaACGTGGCATGCTACAAGTGGGTGTGTTCAATCGCAAGTGTTAAAACGCATGCAGCTAGCATTGCTCATCCATATAATAGTAAACCGGTTATAACTTAAACTTGGTTTGGTTTGTTCAATAATAAAGAATTTTTCTGCAAATATAAGCAATTATGTATTTAGtcacattttttatatttttgaaaattcggtatccgatccaaggaTCGACAAATCTGAGGGGCccaatcccaccgtccacttCTGGGGGGGTGGGGgcatttaaagccagagcaaagcACTGTATGGACTAGCCCACCGAAATCGGCACCGGGGGGATTCAAACCTGAGACCTTGGGAGGAGCATACTCCaaggtcccaagccaacaccACTAAGCCAACCCCAGTGGTTTTAGTCAcacttttatttaaaagttaaaaaagtcaattttcctTCTGAAAGGAAGTTGGAAAATTATAAACCCTCAAAACTCAGAAAGACGATTATAGCATAAAAAGATAACAGGCAAAGCCGAGTTAAGATTAAGAAAGATGAAACCCTTTCTGTAATTGTTTAGAACAAGCAGAAACTCACACGATATTCAAATTGTTTAGAACAATGGCATTTTAGTTTTGAAGGAAATACATATACAGTCATTGTCATTCAAGAAGAAATAATTACCCTGCTCTTTTGTTCTTATATTCTCAATCTAATTGCCAGCTTCCATACATGCTCTCTATtattaataatgataaaatgctaacttgtgcccttagggaaCATGTTAAGAAACCAAATGTAgaaatataatcttgaaaattgtgtatttaataTCTAAagagtttaaaattttatctttttcaatacaacatttgttcttcattttcttttttagcttcttaacttgtgcccttagggaacaagttagcatgaccctaaTAGTTATAAACTTATAATAATAACAAGGAAAAACCACTTTTGGTATGACCATTTGCAACAACCATCAATCATCTAAAACTGTATCACATCAAAGGCAGAAGTTTATTCAATACCTCAATGTAGATGAAGTGTTCAGCTTTCTCAATAAGAGAACAATAAGCATTGTGGATGCTTTCTTCAGTTTGACTTGTTCCAGCCGACCACTGACTGACGCTCCTAATAACCTATCAATTAAAATCTATTTCAATGGCAGAAAATACAATGGCCagtataagaaaataaaataacaagataaaagaaaataacaaaagcaATTAGATAATAATGCCCCCTCTTAAAGTCAATCTTCCAACAATATATGAAATAACACTTCCTGCAAGATTTTGTCTTTATGTtgcaaaaagaaattattaaaggCAAGAACTTCAATAAAATATCTGATTTCTCTCAATAAATAGTTTCTAATGACAAAAATAGTATTTGTTGCACTTTAAAAAACCTCTTGGTGAGATGGGATATAAAAGGTATATCACACATAAAACAAATCCATAAGTAATAGACACATTTATATTAAGCAGGTCAGTGAAACACCAGCACTATGAAAACGACATACCTGACAACGGCACGAAGCACGAGGACCAATTTGTCCGGATTCATCAGCAAAACCTCCCTGATCAGCCCGCTCTTGTGTATCCCACCATTCAAGATCTGTATTTTGTGAATCGGCATGAGCCACTCTATCATGAGGCATTTTCTCGTGATACTGCTCAGAGTCAAGATCATCTACAAAGCCTTTCATTGGTGTATCCGGACCAACTGCTGCTACTTTGGTCCTTCGGAATGAGAAAGGAAGGCCACTGCTGATCCTTCTTGACTTGTCAGCATGATGTAGGAAGGAGCTTAGCCCATTTGGTTTCCGATCTGCTGTAGGAGAATCCAACCCACCCGGCTCTTGAGGTAAGAGTAGAGGAATATCTTGATCTTGGGAAGATGAGGAAAATGAATCTTCTCTCTTGAAGCCTCTATCATTGACAGTGTTCTTAGTTTCAATCGGTATCTCACTGCTTCCCAAGTAATGAGGAATAACCATATGATGTTGAGGCATAAGTAATGGTATTGTTTGTTCATACGGAGCTTTGTTCCTCtgatgtaaaaaataaataaattatttcatatCAGGAACATAGGAAAAGGATCAGAATGCCTTAAGACTTAAATGTAATGGTAGAATAAGTCTAACCTTGGCATAATTCCATCGTTGAACAAAGTGTCTAGCAATGTCACGACAAGGTGGTCCCCAAAGGGCACAATGAACATCATGCCAAGGCATACGAGGATATTTTTCACGTTCCAATTCATCTTTCATTGTATCTTCCCATGAATTTGGTTCAGATTCCCtatcaattttgaaaatgaaatgaatatatgaattatgttAAACAAGAGTTGGTCTATGACAATGTAATGATGAGTGACACCCTAATGAATACCAATTGCAAAGCCTGCAATAGTTTTCTTTagaatatctttttattttcaatagaaAATCAAAAATGTTAATTAGTCGTTATGTTATTTTATAGGGTTCAAACCCTGGACCGCctacttaaaagttaaaactccTTTGATGTTCCTTATTAATCGTAGCATATTGCGAGTATACGGAAGAATCAATAATGAGAAATCTTAGAAATTCCTCTGAGACCGTTCTTATTTCTTCAGCCCTTGTCGGATTATAGAGTTAACCAATGTAAGCATTTTGTCCATTACAACTACAGAAATGGCTGGAGGAGCCACCTATAAGACTTGGGTAGTACCAAAATCATTTGTTCTCATCTGACTAGTGTAAAATGTGAGGATGTGGTCTAGCAGACCTCAGATTTCCGTTCAATAATGAACAGGGACAGTTGGGTAAGTGTTGCTAGGCAAATTTAGTTCTGCTCAGTCTGAGTTAGCATCATTTGTTGGCAGTGTGAGCATTCCAAGGGCAGGTCAGCCTTCCATCACTTTACAGCATCTGCATAGCTGTTTGTTGAATAAATTGGTAATCccataaccttttaatctcatTCATCTCAGATATTTAAAACCAATATTTCTAATTCCAAAAATTTGGAGAAACATACTCAATCCCTAAAGCTAGCTCAAGGTTAGAATATTGCTAGATCCTTATGATGAACTGAAGTCTGACAAATTTTTTAACGCTACCTCGTATCTTCATACTTGATATATTGTAATTCCAGTTTGACAAATAGAAAGAAACTTGGTGCCAGTTGGGACTTgctgggaattttttttattttcaagaaacCCTTTTATACAAGACAAGACCAGAAATAACAACtacattcaaaaataaattttttccaGGTTTTTGTTTTAGCTCCTTAGCATAAGCAACGATTCCTTTTCTTTAACAGCAGATACTTTGCTTCTAGCTAGTGTCACGTACAAAATGTATATTATTTCTCCAAACACTTCAAAATAGTAAAAGAAGTGCCtcttttctaaaattaaaatgaagctTTTAGCAGTTACACAACATGGTCAGATAGACTCTTACATAAAGcttgtgtgattttattttctattcacAAAATTTACCTTGGGTTGTAATAGTCCTTTCCAGGCCAAATTTGCGGAGGGACATCTCCCACTTTATGCTCAGGCGAGTCGTATCGACCAAAGCATAAATCCAGTCCTCCAATGAAGCAAATATGATTATCAACAATGACAAGTTTTTCATGGTGTGACCTGTATATTCATAAGCACAAATAAGAAACCGCAAATGTGTTGCAAAATTGATACATACAGAAAATAGCACACGCCTAACTCTCACACACATACCAGCATACCCACAAAGGCACACACACATAACATACAAGTGCATGTAGGTGTGGGTGTATTGAAGTTATAAGATTTTAAAcaaggaaggaaggaaggaagcGAAAAGAGAATGACTTTGAATGGGGATTATGGTTTTTGATCATACAAGAGACTAAGCACTAATCCCAACTCATGCTAATACTGAAATCTTAATCCTAAATAAAgtgaagggttaaatatgttgttAATTCATATAAAATCATGATCATTCAGGTTTAGTCCATGTaaaaattatgttgatttttaGTGCCTGTAAAATGCAACAATTGTATTCTCAGTCCCTGCAAAGGAACCAAAACAAGCAGTTTTTGTTAAATATAGAGagggaaaataaacaaaaaatattttagagattaaagTTGGATGGTCATGATTTTACCAGgactataaaatatttaatcttaAAAGTAAATAAGGAAACGGACCATAAAATACAAAGACATATATAAGTTAATTTTAAGAGACAATCTATGATTTTCTAAATTACTCAATGATACAATTCAAATATTATGAGATATTTGTCCCGCACTCtaacaaataacaatcctcCTCAATCAAGCTAAAGCTTGCTAAGCTTTGAGCTTGTTACAAATAAACACTTGGAAAGAAAGTTATACTATGGGCTCCACGAAACATGTAAAGTGTTGGTTTGAATGTTGCATAACCAAGAAAGAAGAAACTTGATTCTTTGAcgatacaaaataaaaaaccttaTTTATAGTAATACAAGACTCCTCATAATTAGATAAGGAAATTAGTCATACTaattacaaaactcctaatccTAATTTAATAAGAAAACAAATCATGAAATATAAAAGAAGTATGGTAACAAATCTTAAGAGATAACGCGCAAGATATTTAAAATTACTCCAAGACACAACCTAAATATTATGagatatttttcatattctaataACACATGCACGCATTCATAAAACCAAAGACAAATAAAGTTTTGGGTGATTTCATACCACAGGTAAACACCAGTAGAAAAGTGGTCAGGATAGCGTAATACCCTCACATTCTCATGAATGCTGAGAAGCTTTTTCTTGCTATAAACACTGTTGATTTTCAAAGCAAGAGCCACCTCTTTGTAGAGAAGAATGTAAAtctgtaaagaaaaaaaaaagagcattcATATAACTTGTCACTTCACTGGAAATAAAGCAATTCCAAGTGGAATACAAGGAACTTAGTACCTTCATAACAAATTGATCTTTAGGTGGACTGGACTGGTGAAGTATTAAGTAATTAaacaattcaatttatttaCCTTTATATAGTTCTATGTATACCGTCAACCAGTGGTAATCATAActcaacaaacaaataaaatattgaagaGCCACCGATTCTACAAAGAGAGGGGAGTTCAATAACAGAAATTTTTTAAACCATGTAATGTAAGCTGGAAATCCGCATTATACAATTCAAAGATTCCAACAAACTGGCATTCCTCCCAAAGAACCTAAACTCATGAATAATGACAAGCATTTGGCacacaacataaacatgaaTACTGTGACACAGCTTAATTTAAAGCACCATGTCAGGATATTAAGCATCACGCATTGTTCGAAAAGCTTCAATATATACATATCTTACACAGCCCTCAACCCCTTTTTTTTAAGTGTCCCTGTGTCATAGCCATAACAATGACTCAAATATTTTTGCCAGGAGAAAAATTGTGGTACTAAGGTGTGCAGCAGAAAAATAAAGAGACGaaaaatagacaaaaatttaACTTGGTTATACCTACATCAAACTATAGGCCAATGTACaataaattaatacaaattCCCCACAATCAATGAATACATACTACAAAGGGAGATACTCATGTTCAAATCCTCTAGCCATACACACAAAAACAGACATATCTATAGGACCATATTGACTTAGTCTTTCAACCACGCCATTGGAGTCATGTCAGACCATATCTTGAATCAAAACCCAAAATCAGATAGAAGACACT
Proteins encoded in this window:
- the LOC25488058 gene encoding phospholipase D zeta 1 isoform X2, with the protein product MEQVEDEGDDDTVPLQTDESVRNRDVPSSAALPIIRPALGRQHSIADRAKTAMQGYLNHFLGNISIVNSPEVCKFLEVSMLSFSPEYGPKLKEESVMVKHLAKIIKDDDSRKCCSNCFNFCNDNWQKVWAVLKPGFLALLAHPFATQPLDIIVFDVLPALDANGNGRLSLAVEMKERNPLRHSFKVTCGIRSIRIRAKSSNKVKDWVTAINDVGVRPPEGWCHPHRYGSFAPPRGLVEDDSQAQWFVDGQAAFEVMASSIEDAKSEIFICGWWLCPELYLRRPFQTHASSRLDNLLEAKAKEGVQIYILLYKEVALALKINSVYSKKKLLSIHENVRVLRYPDHFSTGVYLWSHHEKLVIVDNHICFIGGLDLCFGRYDSPEHKVGDVPPQIWPGKDYYNPRESEPNSWEDTMKDELEREKYPRMPWHDVHCALWGPPCRDIARHFVQRWNYAKRNKAPYEQTIPLLMPQHHMVIPHYLGSSEIPIETKNTVNDRGFKREDSFSSSSQDQDIPLLLPQEPGGLDSPTADRKPNGLSSFLHHADKSRRISSGLPFSFRRTKVAAVGPDTPMKGFVDDLDSEQYHEKMPHDRVAHADSQNTDLEWWDTQERADQGGFADESGQIGPRASCRCQVIRSVSQWSAGTSQTEESIHNAYCSLIEKAEHFIYIENQFFISGLAGDDMIRNRVSQALYRRIMRAHNDKKTFRVIVVIPLLPGFQGGLDDAGAASVRAIMHWQYRTICRGQNSILHNLNDLLGSKIHDYISFYGLRNYGRLSDGGPVATSQVYVHSKIMIIDDCITLIGSANINDRSLLGSRDSEIGVVIEDKELIDSYMDGKPWKAGKFSSSLRLSLWSEHLGLPAGEVNQIMDPVVDSTYKDIWMTIAKTNTAIYQDVFSCVPNDLIHTRLAFRQCMALWKEKIGHTTIDLGIAPEKLESYHNGDIKNTPPMERLALVKGHLVSFPLEFMSQESLRPTFNEGEYYAAQVFH